In Stenotrophomonas sp. 610A2, one DNA window encodes the following:
- a CDS encoding MurR/RpiR family transcriptional regulator, with protein sequence MSQNTFDIVYELRQRQHEFSPVEARIAAAILADVDAAAQYGVSELAERAEVSAAAISRFAKALGCEHVRELRARLASASAVGKRFLEQQNAPPVSALYAQICDDIQESLRHNIANLKEDVVQELAEAICQARMIHIFGLGGCSTVFAQELQSRFVRFGRPVSACSDALMMKIIGATLGPQDLVLVLSVSGITPEIISAVDIARTYGARIGAITQANTSLAERSDWLLPIQIEETDFVFKPSASRYAMMLAIDVLATTTALNDANANHEHLRRIKLALDRHRGGDSRLPLGD encoded by the coding sequence ATGTCGCAGAATACGTTCGATATCGTCTATGAGCTGCGCCAGCGCCAGCACGAGTTCAGCCCGGTGGAAGCGCGCATCGCCGCGGCGATCCTTGCTGACGTGGATGCCGCCGCGCAGTACGGGGTCAGTGAGCTGGCCGAACGCGCCGAAGTAAGCGCCGCCGCCATCTCGCGTTTTGCCAAGGCACTGGGCTGCGAGCACGTGCGCGAACTGCGTGCACGGCTTGCCTCGGCCAGTGCGGTGGGCAAGCGCTTCCTCGAACAGCAGAACGCACCGCCGGTATCCGCGCTGTACGCGCAGATCTGCGATGACATCCAGGAAAGCCTGCGCCACAACATCGCCAACCTGAAAGAAGACGTGGTGCAGGAACTGGCCGAAGCGATCTGCCAGGCGCGGATGATCCACATCTTCGGCCTGGGCGGTTGCTCCACGGTGTTCGCGCAGGAACTGCAGAGTCGTTTCGTACGCTTCGGCCGCCCGGTATCGGCCTGCAGCGATGCCTTGATGATGAAGATCATCGGCGCCACGCTCGGCCCACAGGATCTGGTGCTGGTGCTTTCGGTCAGCGGCATCACCCCGGAAATCATCTCGGCGGTGGATATCGCGCGCACCTATGGTGCCCGCATCGGCGCAATCACCCAGGCCAACACAAGCTTGGCCGAACGCAGCGACTGGCTGCTGCCGATCCAGATCGAGGAGACCGACTTCGTGTTCAAGCCCTCGGCCTCGCGCTACGCGATGATGCTGGCAATCGACGTGCTCGCCACCACCACCGCGCTCAACGACGCCAACGCCAACCACGAGCATCTGCGCCGTATCAAGCTTGCCCTTGACCGCCATCGCGGCGGTGACTCGCGCCTGCCGCTGGGTGATTGA